In Anaerobaca lacustris, a single genomic region encodes these proteins:
- a CDS encoding LamG-like jellyroll fold domain-containing protein: MLKRPIPRTLNVCLLFLGCLSTAMPTAYGDSGYALEVSGATVTIEDPQDVLRLSSYTYEFWLKDLQGPTGSWRNMFCKGSGDVSAGRGPLLAMRPDEQGLHYDHSTGSGQSTLDIMEGIRPNEWIHVSLVLTALDGEQRIYTNGVQAGTRTSAGLTNTTQEAVLQMGMGANVVLDDFRVWDHARTEAEVQEHMAQELEGDEEGLVGYWRFNEGVGTIAHDSSPSEIHGTIVNPVWRMDGAPVALAAPPAFAYGQFPAHGAVDVPVDVVLVWKPGQFAHTQDVYFGTAYNDVNDASRADLRGVLVSQGQSGTTYDPAGPLDLGRTYYWRVDTFEADGVTLHKGAVWSFTVEPVAYAIADVVATSNGISDGLSTAQRTVDGSGLNAADQHSVEAADMWLAAPNADEPLWIQFEFDRLYKLHELLVWNYNSQFEMVLGFGLKDVTIEYSADGAEWSVLADAEFAQAAARADYVANTVVDLEGIAARFVRLNVNSGWGITGQYGLSEVRFSYIPAQAREPQPIDGAANVDPDTALSWRTGREAASHEVYFGIDAAELPLVGTVAQATFAPPALDFGTTYYWRIDEAGEEVWAGELWSFSTLDFVLIDGFETYTDDIDAGEAIFDTWLDGWVNNTGSTVGYLDTPFAERSIVYSGSQSMPLQYDNTASPFYSEAERTFTSPQDWTGNGADTLRLFVAGRAPAFAEMAGGTILMNAIGNDIWDSADQFRYVYKNLSGNGSVTARVDTLDISPDIWVKAGVMIRQNAEAGAVNTFMAMTGTGGGGSTFQQRMTAGGASVSQHTYADGPFTAPYWVRVTREGSTLRGYTSPDGENWTQRGDTITLAMTDPVLIGLALTSHNVNQATSAQFSNVAFTGNVTGAWQVAEVGVAQPAGNAVAPLYVALEDATGRSAVVTHPDANIVGRSGWNEWRIPLSQFTGVNLSRVSTMMIGVGNKTNPTAGGTGVVYIDDIGFGHPAAAE; encoded by the coding sequence ATGTTGAAGAGACCCATTCCCCGCACCCTGAACGTATGTCTTCTGTTCTTAGGGTGCCTGTCCACGGCGATGCCCACCGCGTACGGCGACAGCGGATATGCTTTGGAAGTGAGCGGGGCGACCGTGACAATCGAGGATCCGCAGGACGTGCTGCGATTGAGCAGCTACACATACGAGTTCTGGCTGAAGGACCTGCAGGGCCCCACGGGAAGCTGGAGGAACATGTTCTGCAAGGGTTCGGGAGATGTCAGCGCGGGCAGAGGGCCGCTCCTGGCGATGCGTCCCGATGAGCAGGGACTGCATTACGATCACAGTACGGGCAGTGGACAGTCGACGCTGGACATCATGGAAGGGATTCGCCCCAACGAGTGGATCCATGTGAGTCTCGTCCTCACCGCGTTGGATGGCGAGCAGCGGATCTACACCAACGGGGTACAGGCGGGCACGAGGACGTCCGCCGGTCTGACGAATACCACGCAAGAGGCGGTCCTCCAGATGGGCATGGGAGCCAACGTGGTCCTCGACGATTTTCGGGTGTGGGACCATGCCCGCACCGAGGCCGAGGTCCAGGAACACATGGCTCAGGAGCTTGAGGGCGATGAAGAAGGCCTGGTCGGCTATTGGAGATTCAATGAGGGCGTAGGAACGATCGCCCACGACAGTTCGCCCAGTGAAATTCATGGAACGATCGTCAATCCCGTCTGGCGGATGGACGGCGCGCCGGTCGCGCTGGCGGCGCCTCCGGCGTTTGCTTACGGCCAGTTCCCAGCCCATGGAGCGGTCGATGTTCCCGTCGATGTGGTTCTCGTCTGGAAGCCGGGACAGTTCGCTCACACCCAGGACGTGTACTTCGGAACCGCCTACAACGATGTCAACGATGCCAGCCGGGCCGATCTGCGCGGCGTGCTGGTCAGCCAGGGTCAGAGCGGCACCACCTATGACCCCGCCGGTCCGCTCGATCTCGGCCGGACCTACTACTGGCGGGTGGATACGTTTGAGGCCGACGGCGTCACTCTGCACAAGGGCGCGGTATGGAGCTTCACCGTCGAGCCGGTCGCTTACGCCATTGCAGACGTCGTGGCGACGAGCAACGGCATCTCCGATGGGCTGTCCACGGCGCAGCGGACGGTCGACGGCTCCGGCCTGAACGCCGCCGACCAGCACTCGGTCGAGGCCGCCGACATGTGGCTGGCCGCACCGAATGCTGATGAGCCGCTCTGGATTCAGTTTGAGTTCGACAGGCTCTACAAGCTCCACGAGCTCCTGGTCTGGAACTACAACAGCCAGTTCGAAATGGTCCTCGGCTTCGGACTCAAGGACGTGACGATCGAATACTCCGCCGACGGCGCCGAGTGGAGCGTCCTGGCGGACGCGGAGTTTGCGCAGGCCGCCGCCCGGGCCGACTACGTCGCCAACACGGTCGTCGATCTCGAAGGGATTGCGGCCCGATTCGTTCGACTGAACGTCAACAGCGGGTGGGGCATCACGGGCCAGTACGGCCTCAGTGAGGTCCGCTTCAGCTACATTCCCGCCCAGGCGCGCGAACCGCAGCCGATCGATGGCGCCGCAAACGTCGATCCGGACACGGCCCTGAGCTGGCGGACCGGTCGCGAAGCCGCCTCCCACGAGGTGTACTTCGGCATCGACGCGGCCGAACTGCCTCTGGTCGGTACGGTCGCGCAGGCCACCTTTGCACCACCCGCGCTCGATTTCGGCACCACGTACTACTGGAGAATCGACGAGGCCGGAGAAGAGGTCTGGGCCGGTGAACTCTGGAGTTTCTCAACCCTCGACTTCGTCCTGATCGACGGCTTCGAGACCTACACCGACGACATCGATGCCGGCGAAGCGATCTTCGACACCTGGCTCGACGGCTGGGTCAATAACACCGGTTCGACGGTGGGCTACCTCGACACCCCGTTTGCCGAGCGGAGCATCGTCTACAGCGGCAGCCAGTCGATGCCGTTGCAGTACGACAACACCGCTTCGCCGTTCTACTCCGAAGCCGAGCGTACATTCACCTCGCCGCAGGACTGGACGGGCAACGGCGCCGACACGCTGCGGCTGTTCGTCGCCGGACGGGCCCCAGCTTTCGCGGAAATGGCCGGCGGCACGATCCTGATGAACGCCATCGGCAACGACATCTGGGACAGTGCCGATCAGTTCCGCTATGTGTACAAGAACCTCAGCGGCAACGGCTCCGTTACCGCTCGCGTCGATACGCTCGACATCAGTCCGGACATCTGGGTCAAGGCCGGCGTGATGATTCGACAGAACGCCGAGGCCGGCGCCGTCAACACGTTCATGGCGATGACCGGCACCGGTGGCGGCGGGTCAACGTTCCAGCAGCGTATGACCGCCGGCGGCGCTTCGGTCTCGCAGCACACCTATGCCGACGGGCCGTTCACCGCGCCATACTGGGTGCGAGTGACTCGTGAAGGCAGCACGCTTCGCGGATACACTTCGCCTGACGGCGAGAACTGGACGCAGCGTGGCGACACGATCACGCTGGCGATGACGGACCCGGTGCTGATCGGCCTGGCGCTGACCAGCCACAACGTCAATCAGGCGACCAGCGCGCAGTTCTCGAACGTGGCCTTCACGGGCAACGTCACGGGCGCCTGGCAAGTGGCCGAAGTCGGCGTCGCGCAGCCGGCGGGCAATGCCGTCGCGCCGCTCTACGTGGCGCTGGAGGACGCAACCGGCAGATCGGCGGTGGTGACGCATCCGGACGCGAACATCGTCGGCCGCTCCGGCTGGAACGAATGGCGGATTCCGCTGAGCCAGTTCACCGGCGTCAACCTGAGCCGGGTGAGCACGATGATGATCGGCGTCGGCAACAAGACCAACCCGACCGCCGGCGGCACAGGCGTCGTCTATATTGATGACATCGGATTCGGCCACCCTGCCGCTGCCGAGTAA
- a CDS encoding LamG domain-containing protein — MCKEQLVTLALCAFVAGLLVGPAAQAGDPALIAWWKLDDGAGTVALDSSDYGNHGTVMNPNAGLGAGGSVWVDDPDRGMVISFNGADGSGAYVTTGVTIPALTMDNGFTWTFWAKQPAAQATNNDVILGNRYGGTASPLQFCKFTPTRFENYNDDGSYVNGINYTSIPSDVWIHHALVKDGAEMTYYRDGVVMMTNTMTKTNDPNPFYMGADGFSGAAENWQGYLSDVRLYTRALTEKEIQDVMAGKGPTSEFAINPAPEHEAVDIPRDVVLSWTPGEYAATHDVYFGTTFADVEAASRANPMGVLLSQGQTATTYDPPGILELGQTYYWRVDEVNAAPDNTIYKGEVWSFTAEPVGYPIANVVASSNGLSDAPADPERTVDGSGLNAADQHSVENATMWLARPPADETLYVQFEFDRVYKLHEMLVWNHNSQFEMILGFGLKDVAVAFSEDGIDWTELGDVEFARATATANYVANTVVDLQGVPARYVRLTVNSGWGVLGQFGLSEVRFLYIPVQAREPQPSDGTAGIAPEATLQWRAGREAVSHDVYMGTDAEAMTLVGTADAATFAPDNLEFGSTYYWQIVEVNEAEEIAAWAGDIWSFSTQEYALIEGFESYTDDIDAGEAIFDTWLDGWVNNTGSTVGHLETPFAERTIVRSGRQSMPLFYDNTTSPFYSEAERTFASPQNWTGYGANTLVVYFRGLPGSFMEQANGSIILGAAGADIWGTADEFRFAYKNLSGDGSIVAYVESIANTDPWAKGGVMIRETLEAGSRFAAVYSTPGNGCRYQARLTASAEAVSDSAIATAEQMALFAPHWVKIERVGNSFNGYYSTDGENWTAMSWNPQTIAMGANVYVGLALTSHAAGVLGSAEFSGVTTTGNVSGQWAVETIGVAQPEGNAGASLYVALEDATGKAAAVTHPAGNAATWLAGWNAWPIPLSDFAGVNLSRVDTMVIGVGSRTNPTAGGTGIVYIDDIGYGRPASAE, encoded by the coding sequence ATGTGTAAAGAACAACTGGTTACCCTGGCACTTTGTGCCTTCGTCGCCGGCCTGCTGGTCGGTCCGGCGGCCCAGGCCGGCGATCCGGCGCTGATCGCATGGTGGAAGCTGGACGACGGGGCCGGCACCGTCGCCCTGGACTCATCCGACTACGGAAATCACGGGACGGTGATGAATCCCAATGCGGGCCTGGGAGCCGGCGGCTCGGTCTGGGTCGACGACCCCGATCGCGGCATGGTCATCAGCTTCAATGGCGCCGACGGCAGCGGCGCATACGTCACCACCGGCGTGACCATCCCGGCCCTGACGATGGACAATGGGTTCACCTGGACCTTCTGGGCCAAACAGCCCGCCGCCCAGGCAACGAACAACGACGTGATCCTGGGCAATCGTTACGGCGGGACGGCATCGCCGCTGCAGTTCTGCAAGTTCACGCCCACCCGCTTCGAGAACTACAACGACGATGGCTCGTATGTCAACGGGATCAACTACACCTCCATCCCCTCCGACGTCTGGATCCATCATGCCCTCGTCAAGGACGGCGCGGAAATGACCTACTATCGCGATGGCGTCGTCATGATGACCAATACGATGACCAAGACCAATGATCCGAATCCCTTCTATATGGGCGCCGACGGCTTCAGCGGCGCTGCAGAGAACTGGCAGGGTTATCTCAGCGACGTGCGCCTCTACACACGCGCACTGACGGAGAAAGAGATTCAGGACGTCATGGCCGGCAAGGGGCCGACCTCGGAATTCGCCATCAATCCGGCGCCCGAGCACGAGGCCGTCGACATCCCCCGCGACGTCGTCCTGAGCTGGACGCCGGGCGAATATGCCGCAACGCACGATGTCTACTTCGGGACCACGTTCGCGGACGTCGAGGCTGCCAGCCGGGCCAATCCGATGGGCGTGCTCCTCAGCCAGGGACAGACCGCCACAACGTACGACCCTCCGGGCATCCTCGAACTCGGCCAGACCTACTACTGGCGCGTCGATGAGGTCAACGCCGCTCCGGACAATACGATCTACAAGGGAGAGGTCTGGAGTTTCACCGCCGAGCCGGTCGGCTATCCCATAGCCAACGTTGTGGCCTCCAGCAACGGCCTTTCGGATGCACCAGCCGATCCGGAACGGACGGTCGATGGTTCCGGCCTGAACGCCGCCGATCAGCACTCCGTCGAAAATGCCACCATGTGGCTGGCCAGACCGCCCGCGGACGAAACCCTTTACGTCCAGTTTGAGTTCGATCGCGTCTATAAGCTCCACGAAATGCTCGTCTGGAACCATAACAGCCAGTTCGAAATGATTCTCGGGTTCGGACTCAAGGACGTTGCCGTGGCCTTTTCTGAGGACGGGATCGACTGGACGGAACTGGGCGACGTCGAGTTTGCCCGTGCGACGGCCACAGCCAACTACGTCGCCAACACGGTCGTGGATCTGCAGGGCGTCCCCGCCCGGTACGTCCGCCTGACCGTCAACAGCGGTTGGGGTGTGTTGGGCCAGTTCGGGCTCAGCGAGGTCCGGTTCCTGTATATCCCGGTTCAGGCCAGAGAGCCTCAGCCATCTGACGGCACAGCGGGAATCGCCCCCGAGGCCACCCTGCAATGGCGCGCCGGGCGAGAGGCGGTTTCGCACGACGTCTACATGGGTACGGACGCCGAGGCCATGACCCTGGTCGGCACGGCCGACGCCGCCACCTTTGCACCGGACAACCTCGAATTCGGAAGCACCTACTACTGGCAGATCGTCGAGGTCAACGAGGCCGAGGAGATCGCCGCATGGGCCGGCGACATCTGGAGCTTCTCGACGCAGGAGTATGCCCTGATCGAAGGGTTTGAGAGCTACACCGACGACATCGACGCCGGCGAGGCTATCTTCGATACATGGCTCGACGGCTGGGTCAACAACACCGGCTCGACCGTGGGCCACCTCGAAACCCCCTTTGCCGAACGCACGATCGTTCGCAGCGGGCGGCAGTCGATGCCTTTGTTCTACGACAACACGACCTCGCCGTTCTACTCGGAAGCGGAGCGGACGTTTGCCTCGCCCCAGAACTGGACCGGCTACGGTGCCAATACCTTGGTGGTGTACTTCCGTGGTTTGCCCGGATCGTTCATGGAGCAAGCCAACGGCAGCATCATTCTGGGTGCGGCCGGGGCCGACATCTGGGGTACGGCCGACGAGTTCCGTTTCGCCTACAAGAACCTCAGCGGCGACGGCTCAATCGTCGCCTACGTCGAGAGCATCGCGAACACGGATCCCTGGGCCAAGGGCGGCGTGATGATCCGTGAGACGCTGGAGGCCGGCTCGCGATTTGCGGCCGTGTACTCGACGCCGGGCAACGGATGCCGTTATCAGGCCCGTCTGACCGCCAGCGCGGAAGCCGTCAGCGACAGCGCGATTGCCACTGCGGAGCAGATGGCGCTCTTCGCGCCGCACTGGGTCAAGATCGAGCGCGTCGGCAACAGCTTCAATGGCTACTACTCGACGGACGGTGAGAACTGGACGGCGATGTCGTGGAACCCGCAGACGATTGCGATGGGCGCCAACGTTTACGTCGGTCTGGCGTTGACCAGCCATGCGGCGGGTGTCCTGGGCAGCGCCGAATTCTCGGGCGTGACCACCACAGGCAACGTCAGCGGCCAGTGGGCCGTCGAAACGATTGGCGTGGCGCAGCCGGAGGGCAATGCCGGCGCGTCGCTTTATGTGGCCCTCGAAGACGCGACCGGCAAGGCCGCGGCCGTGACGCATCCGGCCGGCAACGCCGCGACCTGGTTGGCCGGGTGGAACGCCTGGCCGATTCCGCTGAGCGATTTCGCAGGCGTGAATCTGAGCCGGGTGGACACGATGGTCATCGGCGTCGGCAGCCGGACCAACCCCACCGCAGGCGGCACCGGCATCGTCTACATCGACGACATCGGTTATGGCCGTCCGGCATCGGCCGAGTAG
- a CDS encoding sugar-binding protein, producing the protein MSSKKWLFVGIFGLFSLSLAMAAPPAVHPTTGEPLVITCFRGTPTAIDGDLSDWNLDAMTPAVLNTMEQLHSGQASWTGPADCSAEFYVLWDDEKIYMAVIVKDDKLSMNKTDGNIWNADCVEIFFSTTNAVAGHDEHYQYGFNANNQTWNWCNMDTAGQSAIDYLQVVSTRTADGYICEASIEYGRMLSLDFSAGNAIGFHPVIDDTDNGDRELQMTWTGREAHDQSLGYGHLILSPDPAIPPELSRYPVPEQGAVDVPTDTVLSWSPGKFAASHDVYFGTVFDDVNDATRADPKGVLLSQGQTATTYDPPGALDYGQTYYWRVDEVNGAPDFTIFKGDVWSFTAEPIGYPVENIIATTNGASEEGSGPEKTIDGSGLDAADRHSAAATDMWLADAPEGEALYIQYEFDRLYKLHEMLVWNYNVQFEMILGFGLKDVTVQYSEDGENWMVLGDVEFARGVSMAGYAANTVVDLGGIAARYVRLTVKSGWGMLGQFGLSEVRFLFVPVQAREPRPADGAAEVDLDTLLSWRAARDAASHEVYFGSNPDELSLVGSVAQAAFAPDALLFGSTYYWRIDAVGDDVWTGNLWSFSTQAYRVIEGFESYTDDIDAGEAIFDTWLDGWVNNTGSTVGYLETPFAEQTVVYGGRQSMPLQYDNTASPFYSEAERTFGAPQDWTSNGADSLSLYFRGNGTNAPQMLYVAIEDSAGQTATVSYGDPEAVLATEWQQWRIPYTDLAGVNLSRVQTMYIGLGNRSAPTAGGAGTVYIDDIGYGRPAAAD; encoded by the coding sequence ATGTCCTCTAAGAAATGGCTTTTCGTAGGCATCTTTGGTTTGTTCAGCTTGAGTCTGGCAATGGCGGCCCCGCCCGCCGTGCACCCGACAACGGGAGAACCACTGGTGATTACCTGTTTCAGGGGCACTCCGACGGCAATCGACGGAGATCTGAGCGACTGGAATCTCGACGCGATGACGCCGGCGGTCCTGAATACGATGGAACAATTGCACTCGGGACAGGCCAGTTGGACCGGGCCGGCAGACTGCAGCGCAGAGTTCTATGTGCTGTGGGATGACGAGAAGATCTACATGGCCGTGATCGTCAAAGACGACAAGCTGTCCATGAACAAGACCGATGGCAATATCTGGAACGCCGACTGCGTCGAAATATTCTTCTCTACGACCAACGCCGTCGCGGGGCACGACGAGCATTACCAGTACGGCTTCAACGCCAATAACCAGACGTGGAACTGGTGCAACATGGATACGGCCGGTCAGAGCGCCATCGATTATCTGCAAGTCGTCTCGACCAGGACGGCCGATGGATACATCTGCGAAGCTTCGATCGAATACGGACGAATGCTCTCGCTGGACTTTTCGGCAGGCAACGCGATCGGTTTTCACCCGGTCATTGACGACACGGACAACGGGGACCGGGAGCTCCAGATGACCTGGACGGGTCGGGAAGCGCATGACCAGAGCCTGGGCTACGGACATCTGATTCTCTCGCCCGACCCCGCGATCCCGCCGGAACTCAGCCGATATCCTGTTCCCGAACAGGGAGCCGTCGATGTACCCACCGATACCGTTCTGTCATGGAGTCCGGGCAAGTTCGCGGCCAGCCACGACGTCTACTTCGGCACGGTGTTCGATGACGTCAACGATGCGACGCGGGCCGATCCGAAGGGCGTGCTCCTCAGCCAGGGACAGACCGCAACCACGTACGATCCGCCCGGCGCCCTCGACTATGGCCAGACCTACTATTGGCGAGTCGATGAGGTCAACGGGGCCCCCGACTTCACGATCTTCAAGGGCGATGTCTGGAGTTTCACGGCCGAACCGATTGGTTATCCGGTGGAGAATATCATCGCCACGACCAACGGCGCTTCCGAGGAAGGCTCCGGGCCGGAGAAGACGATTGACGGCTCGGGTCTCGATGCCGCCGATCGGCACTCCGCCGCCGCCACCGACATGTGGCTGGCCGACGCGCCCGAAGGCGAAGCCCTGTATATCCAGTATGAATTCGACCGCCTCTACAAGCTCCACGAGATGCTCGTCTGGAACTACAACGTCCAGTTCGAGATGATCCTCGGCTTCGGACTGAAGGACGTGACTGTCCAGTATTCCGAAGACGGCGAGAACTGGATGGTTCTGGGCGACGTTGAATTCGCCAGAGGCGTATCGATGGCGGGGTACGCAGCCAACACCGTTGTCGATCTCGGCGGGATTGCCGCCAGGTACGTCCGGCTGACGGTCAAGAGCGGATGGGGCATGCTGGGCCAGTTCGGGCTCAGCGAAGTCCGCTTCCTGTTCGTGCCCGTGCAGGCCAGAGAGCCGCGGCCGGCCGACGGTGCGGCCGAGGTCGATCTGGACACGTTGCTGAGCTGGCGTGCGGCGCGGGATGCGGCCTCGCACGAGGTCTACTTCGGCAGCAATCCCGACGAGCTATCGCTGGTCGGCAGCGTCGCTCAGGCTGCCTTCGCGCCGGACGCGCTGCTCTTCGGCAGCACGTACTACTGGAGAATCGACGCGGTCGGCGACGACGTCTGGACCGGCAATCTCTGGAGCTTCTCGACGCAGGCCTATCGAGTGATCGAAGGGTTCGAGAGCTACACCGACGACATCGACGCCGGCGAGGCCATCTTCGACACATGGCTCGACGGCTGGGTCAACAACACCGGCTCGACCGTCGGCTACCTCGAAACCCCGTTTGCCGAGCAGACCGTTGTGTACGGCGGTCGGCAGTCCATGCCTCTGCAGTACGACAACACCGCGTCGCCGTTCTACTCCGAAGCCGAGCGGACGTTTGGCGCACCCCAGGATTGGACCAGCAACGGCGCCGACAGTTTGAGCCTGTATTTCCGGGGCAACGGGACGAACGCACCGCAGATGCTGTACGTCGCGATCGAAGACAGCGCCGGACAGACTGCGACGGTCAGCTACGGGGACCCGGAGGCCGTCCTGGCCACGGAGTGGCAGCAGTGGCGAATCCCCTACACCGACCTGGCCGGCGTGAACCTGAGTCGGGTCCAGACGATGTATATCGGTCTGGGCAATCGCAGCGCGCCGACTGCCGGCGGCGCCGGCACCGTCTATATCGACGACATCGGCTATGGTCGCCCTGCAGCGGCCGACTAA
- a CDS encoding ArnT family glycosyltransferase, which translates to MTGHNLSSPKETERASRIATLSPVLVALAVFGVYLSLGSRTTFWDRDEPRFARAAVEMLESGDYMVITFNHESWPDKPVFTYWLMALAIRVLGPTELACRLFGVIGTALTCGATFYIGRKLLGRQAGLWAMLMLASTLQMLVIGAAATSDAVLLPFTIGAMAVFSSTRETRVRPVHVILIGLATGLAMLIKGPMGLMPALAIGAVSLLDRERRKSGLGLMGASVVMGTIIFCAWAVPASMAAEGGFLREFIGRHVIGRALKPMESHGGNILLYLPYYIPVVIGGFFPWTLHLPGAMSALLRRHLVGPSDRRFFLGWIVPPFVLMSLAATKLPHYIVFIWPALALLCGGVIVAARAGTLAPKDKDWLRGGVWFFGPVAAAVGLGLVVGPWFVPVPGMRAWGAAGGAVILTMAALAVREHLADRPQRSAIVLILGMVAFQIPLQAGLLPAVEQVKISPALAREVNEHTGPDVPVAAYKYGEPTLNFYLGRRIEYLDSADAVLAWATQPGPGVLIIPTDRLVPIRERADNLPLEEIATVKGFNYSKGKPLEVVALYRGDIR; encoded by the coding sequence TTGACCGGCCACAACCTCTCAAGCCCGAAGGAAACGGAGCGGGCGTCACGCATCGCCACGCTGAGTCCGGTGCTCGTCGCACTGGCGGTATTCGGGGTCTATCTGTCATTGGGCAGCCGTACGACGTTCTGGGATCGTGACGAACCGCGGTTCGCAAGAGCCGCCGTCGAGATGCTGGAGTCGGGCGACTACATGGTGATCACCTTCAACCACGAGAGCTGGCCCGACAAGCCGGTGTTCACATACTGGTTGATGGCCCTGGCGATCCGCGTGCTGGGACCGACGGAGCTTGCCTGCCGGCTGTTCGGCGTCATCGGCACGGCGCTGACCTGCGGCGCAACCTTCTACATCGGGCGCAAGCTGCTGGGCCGGCAAGCCGGGCTGTGGGCCATGCTGATGCTGGCCTCCACCCTTCAAATGCTCGTGATCGGAGCGGCCGCCACATCGGACGCCGTTCTTCTGCCGTTCACCATCGGGGCGATGGCGGTTTTCTCCTCGACGCGCGAAACGCGCGTCCGGCCCGTCCACGTGATTTTGATCGGGCTGGCGACGGGGCTGGCCATGCTCATCAAAGGGCCGATGGGACTGATGCCCGCCCTGGCAATCGGAGCGGTCTCGCTGCTCGACCGGGAACGCCGCAAGAGCGGCCTTGGCCTGATGGGCGCCAGTGTCGTCATGGGAACAATCATTTTCTGCGCGTGGGCCGTTCCCGCCAGCATGGCCGCCGAAGGCGGGTTCCTGCGCGAGTTCATCGGGCGTCACGTCATCGGTCGAGCCCTCAAGCCCATGGAAAGCCACGGCGGAAACATCCTTCTCTACCTGCCGTACTACATTCCCGTCGTGATCGGCGGCTTCTTCCCGTGGACCCTGCACCTGCCCGGGGCGATGTCGGCCCTGCTGCGGCGGCATCTGGTCGGTCCGTCCGATCGCCGCTTCTTCCTGGGCTGGATCGTACCGCCATTCGTTCTGATGAGTCTGGCGGCAACCAAACTGCCTCACTACATCGTGTTCATCTGGCCGGCCCTGGCGTTGCTCTGCGGAGGCGTCATCGTGGCCGCGCGGGCGGGAACGTTGGCGCCGAAGGACAAGGACTGGCTGCGCGGTGGCGTCTGGTTCTTCGGCCCCGTCGCAGCCGCCGTAGGACTGGGGCTGGTTGTCGGCCCGTGGTTCGTGCCGGTGCCCGGCATGCGAGCCTGGGGCGCTGCCGGCGGCGCGGTGATCCTGACGATGGCCGCACTGGCCGTCCGCGAGCATCTTGCCGACCGGCCCCAGAGAAGCGCCATCGTACTGATCCTCGGAATGGTCGCGTTCCAGATTCCTCTTCAGGCCGGATTGCTGCCGGCCGTCGAGCAGGTCAAGATCTCCCCGGCGCTTGCCCGTGAGGTCAACGAACACACGGGCCCGGACGTGCCGGTCGCGGCCTACAAGTATGGCGAACCGACGCTCAATTTCTACCTGGGTCGGCGCATCGAGTACCTTGACAGCGCCGACGCCGTGCTCGCCTGGGCGACCCAGCCGGGACCGGGCGTCCTGATCATACCCACCGACAGGCTCGTTCCGATTCGCGAACGCGCAGACAATCTGCCGCTGGAGGAAATCGCGACTGTCAAAGGGTTCAACTACTCCAAGGGCAAGCCCCTCGAAGTCGTGGCCCTATACCGAGGTGACATACGATGA
- a CDS encoding phosphatase PAP2 family protein yields MMLRIGSVVRGMNKTLVIVLSVLAIAALVARFVLDQRVLSLVVRTQVSWHSGLWGELFTRLGKAWLPVWLLLLWFAISRRRQHVLAGLLALTLVGIVVNPLKIAVRRPRPRAVLKAQETGQPSQKLSHYVSFPSGDTAAVFACATAILVALRWPLRVLALAAAAAIGVLRVTAKAHYPSDVLAGAAIGILLGWLAMRLVERWGWSDRPVPFERELLWGGLIGIPVVVGFSEGWAEMLLITATYGLSTLAIGLIHRRLHAGRLRQS; encoded by the coding sequence ATGATGCTGCGCATCGGATCCGTTGTCCGTGGGATGAACAAGACGCTCGTCATCGTCCTGTCGGTGCTCGCAATCGCCGCTTTGGTCGCACGCTTTGTACTCGACCAACGCGTCCTTTCGCTGGTGGTTCGAACGCAGGTGAGCTGGCACAGCGGTCTCTGGGGCGAACTGTTCACGCGGCTTGGAAAGGCCTGGCTCCCGGTCTGGCTGCTACTGCTGTGGTTTGCGATCTCGCGCCGGCGTCAGCACGTCCTGGCCGGGCTTCTGGCCCTGACCCTGGTCGGCATTGTCGTGAACCCGCTGAAGATCGCCGTCAGGAGGCCGCGACCCCGCGCCGTCCTCAAGGCCCAGGAGACCGGCCAGCCGAGCCAGAAGCTCTCACATTACGTGTCGTTTCCCTCGGGGGATACGGCGGCCGTGTTTGCGTGCGCGACGGCGATTCTGGTGGCTCTGCGATGGCCTCTGCGCGTGCTGGCGTTGGCGGCCGCTGCGGCGATCGGCGTCCTCAGGGTCACGGCGAAGGCCCATTACCCGTCGGATGTGCTGGCGGGAGCGGCGATAGGCATCCTTCTCGGATGGCTGGCGATGCGGCTCGTCGAACGGTGGGGATGGTCGGATCGACCCGTGCCCTTCGAGCGCGAGTTGCTCTGGGGCGGGCTCATCGGCATACCCGTGGTCGTCGGTTTCTCGGAGGGATGGGCTGAAATGCTGCTCATCACGGCCACGTATGGCCTGTCGACTCTGGCCATCGGGCTAATCCACAGACGACTGCATGCAGGACGCTTGCGGCAATCGTAG
- a CDS encoding peptide chain release factor family protein, producing the protein MNFGVTDKKQADLEARMAALGLREQDFEEKYVRSSGPGGQKVNKTSSCVVLRHTPSGLEVKMQKERSQPLNRYHARKRLCELMEERTLGARSPAALAAEKIRKQKQRRRRRSSSR; encoded by the coding sequence ATGAATTTCGGCGTGACCGACAAGAAGCAGGCCGATCTGGAAGCTCGCATGGCGGCGCTCGGGCTGCGCGAGCAGGACTTCGAAGAGAAATACGTTCGTTCGTCCGGTCCCGGCGGGCAGAAGGTCAACAAGACCTCCAGTTGCGTGGTCCTCAGGCACACGCCGAGTGGGCTGGAGGTGAAGATGCAGAAGGAGCGGTCGCAGCCTCTGAATCGATACCACGCGCGTAAGCGGCTCTGCGAGCTGATGGAGGAGCGAACCCTGGGCGCCCGGAGCCCGGCGGCCCTGGCGGCCGAGAAAATTCGCAAGCAAAAACAACGTCGCCGAAGGCGCAGCAGCAGCCGGTGA